Proteins encoded in a region of the Rhodococcus sp. SBT000017 genome:
- a CDS encoding F510_1955 family glycosylhydrolase: MSISLSRILLPSLIAALSLVGCSAPAATDGAADPAVVDFTSSLAHVHGLHVNADGTVLAGSHTGLFAIGSSGNLTRVGSSDDDFMGLSGVPATDTLFTSGHPGESSTAANPLGLRSSNDGGMSWSDRSLEGQVDFHALAADGRILVGFDGSTGLLVSADSGSTWTPGAAAPAASLAITSSGVWAVTPDGLQHSTDTARTFSPVLDAPNLVLLAGAGDALWGIDTDGYAWRSRNGADWQKRSATGSVEALTAVDYDTAYAASPQALYTLT, translated from the coding sequence ATGTCCATCTCGCTTTCCCGCATCCTGCTGCCGTCTCTGATCGCAGCTCTGTCCCTCGTTGGATGTTCCGCTCCGGCAGCGACTGACGGCGCGGCCGATCCGGCAGTGGTCGACTTCACCTCCTCACTGGCTCATGTGCACGGATTGCACGTCAACGCCGATGGCACCGTCCTCGCTGGTAGCCACACAGGACTCTTCGCCATCGGTTCGTCCGGAAACCTGACCAGGGTCGGCTCTTCCGACGATGACTTCATGGGTTTGTCGGGTGTACCGGCCACCGATACCCTCTTCACCTCCGGTCATCCCGGCGAATCCAGCACGGCGGCGAACCCACTGGGACTGCGTAGCAGCAATGACGGCGGAATGTCGTGGTCGGATCGGTCACTGGAGGGACAAGTCGACTTCCACGCGCTGGCTGCCGATGGACGCATCCTCGTCGGATTCGATGGCAGTACCGGTCTACTCGTCTCCGCCGACAGCGGCTCCACCTGGACTCCCGGCGCCGCTGCGCCCGCGGCGTCGTTGGCGATTACGAGCTCCGGAGTATGGGCGGTGACACCTGATGGACTTCAGCACAGCACCGACACGGCCCGAACATTCTCTCCTGTCCTCGACGCACCGAACTTGGTATTGCTCGCCGGTGCCGGCGATGCACTGTGGGGGATCGACACCGACGGATACGCCTGGCGTAGTCGCAACGGCGCCGATTGGCAGAAGCGTTCCGCAACCGGGTCCGTCGAGGCATTGACCGCGGTCGACTACGACACCGCCTACGCAGCCAGCCCCCAGGCGTTGTACACACTGACGTAA
- the istB gene encoding IS21-like element helper ATPase IstB, translated as MTTTRTPATTEPVGTDLVRLLKALKLGALTDTLPERAALARQHKLSHIGFLEVLLSDEVNRRDSRSATLRSTKAGLDPAMAFEDWNTHDDLRYDRTLLGDLTSLRFLDAHQSAIILGPVGVGKTHLATALGHMAIRRRHSVLFARSDKLFTRLRAARLDNTVDAEIRRLTAIEVLIIDDFALRPLDATETSDFYELIVERHRKKTTIVTSNREPAEWLTMTADTLLAQSAIDRLTSTAHTLVIEGPSYRQRTRPGTVDATTDNEHPQ; from the coding sequence ATGACCACCACTCGCACCCCAGCCACCACCGAACCGGTCGGCACAGACCTCGTCCGACTGCTCAAGGCCCTCAAACTCGGCGCGCTCACCGACACGCTCCCCGAACGAGCAGCCCTGGCTCGGCAACACAAACTCAGCCACATCGGGTTCCTCGAAGTACTCCTCTCCGACGAAGTCAACCGCCGCGACTCCCGTTCGGCGACATTGCGATCGACCAAAGCAGGACTGGATCCGGCGATGGCGTTCGAGGACTGGAACACCCACGACGATCTCCGATACGACCGGACCCTGCTCGGAGATCTGACCTCACTACGCTTCCTCGATGCTCACCAGTCCGCGATCATCCTCGGACCCGTCGGAGTCGGCAAGACGCATCTGGCAACAGCATTGGGACACATGGCCATCCGCCGTCGACACAGTGTCCTGTTCGCACGATCGGACAAACTGTTCACCCGACTCCGAGCGGCCCGACTCGACAACACCGTCGACGCCGAAATCCGGCGACTGACCGCCATCGAAGTCCTGATCATCGACGACTTCGCGCTGCGCCCACTCGATGCCACCGAAACCAGCGACTTCTACGAACTCATCGTCGAACGCCACCGCAAGAAGACCACCATCGTCACCTCCAACCGGGAGCCGGCGGAGTGGCTGACCATGACCGCCGACACCCTCCTCGCTCAATCCGCCATCGACCGACTGACCTCCACCGCGCACACCCTCGTCATCGAAGGACCGTCCTACCGCCAACGCACCCGACCCGGAACAGTTGACGCCACCACCGACAACGAGCATCCTCAATAA